A region from the Mya arenaria isolate MELC-2E11 chromosome 2, ASM2691426v1 genome encodes:
- the LOC128213760 gene encoding uncharacterized protein LOC128213760 — MDAAGQEKRKQKPSGRHTMYKLHIGWRHYCQGDFRQITSRRGGGIRKMEYNITEPQSVESIIEVGKRLFFPNGRNSFGNLNDMEVNLTNYSGEKIERFCNIDEQPCTFQEFLKSTGRYSSQFHVYLSTKSITYDKIKPLEETSETSYLANRKTIQGLHVQYTKNETSEYSGDTSIITCHSTKQCRELSGIPDDIDDYDPLEDGYNVTYLAVNDKVYMERTSSGLSFPQDVAGQDSAYIFHGPNEICGMNEGKVVLGVVTNCSENVNYTWYKDQSIYAAGINLMLIHTNDTGVYNVKCQVGETLYTFEESVEIALPATTDRYDMDMRIDSEVTENLNTTHFGITADLKDCVSNTAATDSSLDMVTQTFIETSDLGENDGKGTHSLTTTTFICDKDGTCANAVSAACETSVFCEKDGIGANAVSTFLETSVIHERDATGANAVLTFPETSVIHEKDGTGATAIPTIPETIPETSAMCVNNGTGTNTISTIPKVDVICEKDGKCSKTVQTIPATSVIFEKDGSDANTVSTGYFCEKYGAAVNKAPTVTETSILIENECTCSNAISTVTETSFLGDVTTEFLDISTGFVDSVETRLDKDENENDIKAKLTGKNSRKSMGSSDNLVAEQPPVKKGFTQLDANTDNLNVRFGDFKLLEKIGEGGFGEVYKGEYLGTDIAVKKVKIKRMKVVKQSVLQEVVTNSHLRHPNIVLLMGYSINTDCLYLLTEFIAGPNLDDVLFADNEYEFTVPQKHAVALQLQIAERHSQELQLIKLQRFFCKLGEAEHKQMFGASVVH; from the exons atg gaTGCTGCAGGACAGGAAAAGAGAAAACAGAAACCTAGCGGCCGTCATACTATGTACAAGCTACATATCGGATGGCGCCATTACTGTCAAGGTGACTTTAGACAAATTACATCAAGACGAGGTGGGGGCATTCGGAAGATGGAATATAATATAACGGAGCCTCAGTCAGTGGAATCAATAATTGAAGTCGGCAAACGTTTATTTTTTCCGAATGGAAGAAATTCttttggaaatttaaatgatatggaAGTGAATTTAACTAATTACAGCGGTGAGAAAATTGAACGCTTCTGCAATATAGATGAACAACCGTGTACATTTCAAGAATTTTTGAAGTCAACAGGAAGGTACTCGTCTCAATTCCATGTTTATCTTTCGACGAAAAGCATTACCTATGATAAAATAAAGCCACTGGAAGAAACAAGTGAAACGAGTTATCTTGCCAACAGGAAGACAATACAAGGACTGCATGTACAGTATACTAAGAATGAAACATCAGAATATTCAGGAGACACCTCAATTATCACATGTCATAGCACAAAACAATGCAGGGAATTATCAGGTATTCCTGATGACATAGACGATTACGACCCTCTTGAAGATGGTTATAATGTAACGTATCTGGCTGTAAATGATAAGGTTTACATGGAGCGAACTTCGTCTGGCCTCAGTTTTCCACAAGACGTCGCTGGACAAgacagtgcatatatatttcatggaCCTAATGAGATATGTGGAATGAATGAAGGCAAAGTTGTTTTAGGCGTAGTAACAAACTGTTCTGAAAACGTTAATTACACATGGTATAAGGATCAAAGCATATATGCAGCAGGGATTAATCTCATGTTGATACATACAAATGACACTGGTGTCTATAATGTAAAATGCCAAGTAGGCGAAACGTTGTACACCTTTGAAGAGAGTGTTGAAATAGCTTTGCCCGCAACTACAGATAGATATGACATGGATATGCGAATCGACAGCGAGGTTACTGAAAATCTGAACACCACACACTTTGGCATAACTGCTGATTTGAAAGATTGCGTTTCTAATACAGCAGCTACAGATTCTAGCCTAGACATGGTTACACAAACGTTTATTGAAACAAGTGATTTGGGTGAAAATGATGGTAAAGGTACACAcagtttaacaacaacaacttttatcTGTGACAAAGATGGCACATGTGCAAATGCTGTATCAGCAGCTTGTGAAACAAGTGTATTCTGTGAAAAAGACGGCATAGGTGCAAACGCTGTTTCAACATTTCTTGAAACAAGTGTAATCCATGAAAGAGATGCCACAGGTGCAAACGCTGTTCTTACATTTCCTGAAACAAGTGTAATCCATGAAAAAGATGGCACAGGGGCAACTGCTATTCCAACAATTCCTGaaacaattcctgaaacaaGTGCAATGTGTGTAAACAATGGTACAGGAACAAATACTATTTCGACAATTCCTAAAGTAGATGTAATCTGTGAAAAAGATGGCAAATGTTCAAAGACTGTTCAGACAATTCCTGCAACAAGTGTAATCTTTGAAAAAGATGGTTCAGATGCAAACACCGTTTCAACAGGTTATTTCTGTGAAAAATATGGTGCAGCAGTAAACAAAGCACCAACAGTTACCGAAACAAGTATTTTGATCGAAAATGAGTGTACATGTTCAAATGCTATTTCAACAGTTACAGAAACAAGTTTTTTGGGTGATGTTACAACTGAATTCTTAGATATTTCAACAGGATTTGTGGATTCTGTGGAAACCAGACTGGACAaggatgaaaatgaaaatgatattaaagctAAGCTTACTGGAAAAAACTCAAGAAAGAGTATGGGTTCTTCTGATAATTTAGTTGCAGAGCAACCACCAGTTAAAAAAGGGTTTACACAGTTGGATGCTAATACTGACAACTTAAATGTAAGGTTTGGAGACTtcaaattattggaaaaaatagGGGAGGGTGGTTTTGGTGAGGTTTACAAAGGTGAATATTTGGGAACAGATATTGCAGTGAAGAAAGTTAAGATAAAACGCATGAAAGTTGTGAAACAGTCAGTGTTGCAAGAAGTTGTCACAAACAGTCATCTTAGGCATCCAAACATTGTTCTACTGATGGGTTACTCAATCAATACTGACTGTCTCTATCTTCTCACAGAGTTCATTGCAGGTCCAAATTTGGATGATGTGCTTTTTGCTGACAATGAGTACGAATTTACTGTGCCTCAAAAACATGCAGTGGCATTGCAA TTGCAGATCGCAGAGAGACACAGCCAGGAACTCCAGCTTATCAAGCTCCAGAGATTCTTCTGCAAGCTAGGAGAGGCAGAACACAAGCAGATGTTTGG